In Candidatus Stygibacter australis, a single genomic region encodes these proteins:
- a CDS encoding 50S ribosomal protein L25 has translation MIIKIEAKKRETKMKSDLTVMRNAKIIPAIIYKAGEEGLQISIVNADFIREYRKSIGEISYFLINVDGKEYKTIIKEKQIHPVSRLIQHIDFLELVPGNKSTLKVPLKYFGEPLGLKEGGTLEILVREITIKCLPKDIPEEINIDLSPIGVGQSIHFRDLEMKNIYSSLPGNTVLAQVKGARI, from the coding sequence ATGATTATCAAAATCGAAGCAAAGAAACGTGAAACAAAGATGAAATCTGACCTGACGGTAATGAGAAATGCCAAAATCATTCCAGCTATAATCTATAAAGCTGGTGAGGAAGGATTGCAAATCAGTATTGTAAATGCTGATTTTATTAGGGAATACAGGAAGTCAATTGGCGAGATTTCCTACTTTTTAATCAATGTTGATGGAAAAGAATACAAGACGATTATCAAGGAGAAGCAGATTCATCCTGTTAGCCGTCTAATTCAGCATATTGATTTTCTGGAATTAGTGCCTGGTAACAAATCAACACTTAAGGTTCCCCTTAAATATTTCGGTGAACCTCTTGGTTTAAAAGAAGGTGGAACGCTGGAAATACTGGTACGCGAAATTACGATAAAATGTCTACCAAAAGACATTCCAGAAGAGATCAATATTGATTTATCTCCAATTGGTGTAGGGCAATCTATACATTTCAGGGACCTGGAAATGAAAAACATTTATTCCAGTCTTCCCGGAAATACAGTTCTGGCTCAAGTCAAGGGTGCCAGAATATAG